In the genome of Telluria mixta, the window GCGTGACCGGGTCCGTGATCTCTTCCAGGAACATGTCGGTTGTCGACAGGAACTGGTCAAGGCGCGGGCGGTCGCGCATCTCGGCCGAGATGCGGTCCATCTTGGCCTGGAATTCGTCCATCGTGGACAGCAGCGCCGCTTCCAGCAAGACGTCCTTGCTGTTGTAATAGTGCTGGACGTTCGACAGGGTCATGCCCGCCTCGGCCGCCACCTTGCGCATCGACAGCCCGGCATAGCCGTCCTCCGCGAGCAGCCGGCGTGCGGCCTGCAGGATCGCGTGCACGCGCTCCCACCCTTTTTCGGTCGTGAGGGAGGACTTGTTGCGCAGGGTCTGGTCGATCGTTGCCTTCATGCCCGGCATTATCGCACGGCATGCTTTGAAAAGAAGGTCGACTGACCTATAATCTGTCGGATAGGTCGGCTGACCTAATAAAAAAGGAGACGACGATGAGCCGCAAAGTCCATGTGACCGGCGTGGGGATGATCCCGTTCGCCAAACCGGGGGCGAGCGCCCCGTACCACGAAATGGGAGCCCAGGCCGCGCGCGCAGCGCTGGAGGACGCGGGCATCGCCTGGGAGGACGTCGAACAGGCCTATGCCGGCTACGTCTACGGCGATTCCACTTGCGGCCAGAAGGCGTTGTACGGCGTGGGCATGACGGGCATTCCGATCGTCAACGTCA includes:
- a CDS encoding TetR/AcrR family transcriptional regulator, with translation MKATIDQTLRNKSSLTTEKGWERVHAILQAARRLLAEDGYAGLSMRKVAAEAGMTLSNVQHYYNSKDVLLEAALLSTMDEFQAKMDRISAEMRDRPRLDQFLSTTDMFLEEITDPVTHALFFEIWALASRNAFASSLMDRMLGRERKTVYNLIRGLNPAITDEEYMQRAILMVAQIEGLMLFRLDRDSRREQFMAVRAAVRKALLNLATVP